One genomic segment of Gottschalkia acidurici 9a includes these proteins:
- the rpsD gene encoding 30S ribosomal protein S4, translating to MARYTGPVCRLCRREGQKLYLKGDKCFTDKCSVTRRAYAPGQHGQGRKKLSNYGVQLREKQKVRRYYGVLEGQMRKYFEVADKMQGITGENLLKVLELRFDNVIYRLGLAESRAQARQLVTHGHFTVNGKKLDIPSYLVNVGDVIEVKEGSRKSPKIKELQENHQGNILPWLQFDVEKLSGKVISQPTREDIDLPIEEHLIVELYSKN from the coding sequence ATGGCAAGATATACGGGACCAGTATGTAGACTTTGTCGTAGAGAAGGACAAAAGCTATATTTAAAAGGTGACAAATGTTTTACTGATAAATGCTCAGTAACTAGAAGAGCGTATGCTCCAGGACAACATGGACAAGGAAGAAAAAAATTATCAAACTATGGTGTTCAATTAAGAGAGAAACAAAAAGTTCGTAGATATTATGGTGTTTTAGAAGGTCAAATGAGAAAATACTTTGAAGTAGCTGACAAAATGCAAGGTATCACAGGTGAGAACTTATTAAAAGTATTAGAACTAAGATTTGATAATGTTATATATAGATTAGGATTAGCAGAATCAAGAGCACAAGCTAGACAACTAGTAACTCATGGACATTTCACAGTGAATGGTAAAAAATTAGATATCCCTTCATACTTAGTGAATGTTGGTGATGTAATAGAAGTTAAAGAAGGTAGCAGAAAGTCTCCTAAAATAAAAGAACTTCAAGAAAATCATCAAGGAAATATACTACCATGGTTACAATTTGATGTAGAGAAGCTATCTGGTAAGGTTATTAGTCAGCCAACTAGAGAAGATATAGACTTACCAATAGAAGAGCATCTAATAGTAGAGTTATACTCTAAAAACTAA
- the rpsK gene encoding 30S ribosomal protein S11 yields MAKKGVKTRVRRRERKNIERGQAHISSTFNNTMVTLSDTNGNVLSWASAGQLGFRGSRKSTPFAAQMAAEEAAKKAMEHGLKSVEVYVKGPGSGREAAIRSLQATGLEVSLIKDTTPIPHNGCRPPKRRRV; encoded by the coding sequence GTGGCTAAAAAAGGTGTAAAAACACGTGTTAGAAGAAGAGAACGTAAAAATATAGAAAGAGGTCAAGCTCATATAAGCTCAACTTTCAATAACACAATGGTAACACTATCAGATACTAATGGTAATGTTCTTTCATGGGCAAGTGCAGGCCAACTTGGGTTTAGAGGTTCAAGAAAATCGACTCCATTTGCTGCACAAATGGCTGCAGAAGAAGCTGCAAAGAAAGCAATGGAACACGGACTAAAAAGTGTAGAGGTTTATGTTAAAGGACCAGGATCAGGTAGAGAAGCTGCTATAAGATCACTACAAGCAACAGGATTAGAAGTAAGCTTAATAAAAGATACAACTCCAATACCACACAATGGCTGTAGACCACCTAAGCGTAGAAGAGTTTAA
- the rpsM gene encoding 30S ribosomal protein S13 produces MARIAGVDIPREKRVEIGLTYIYGIGKARSNEILAKTGVNPDTRVRDLTEAEVNEIRGAIDSYMVEGDLRRDIALNIKRLREIGCFRGMRHRRGLPVRGQNTKNNARTRKGPKKAVSKGKKK; encoded by the coding sequence ATGGCTAGAATCGCTGGTGTAGATATACCAAGAGAAAAAAGAGTAGAGATAGGATTAACATATATATATGGAATCGGTAAAGCTAGATCTAATGAAATACTAGCAAAAACTGGGGTTAATCCTGATACAAGAGTAAGAGATTTAACTGAAGCAGAAGTAAATGAAATTAGGGGAGCTATAGACTCTTATATGGTTGAAGGTGACTTAAGAAGAGACATTGCTTTAAACATAAAAAGATTAAGAGAAATAGGATGTTTCAGAGGAATGAGACATAGAAGAGGACTTCCTGTAAGAGGACAAAATACTAAGAACAATGCTAGAACTAGAAAAGGTCCTAAAAAAGCAGTAAGTAAAGGTAAAAAGAAATAA
- the rpmJ gene encoding 50S ribosomal protein L36, producing the protein MKVRPSVKKICEKCQIIRRKGKVMVICENPRHKQKQG; encoded by the coding sequence GTGAAAGTAAGACCATCAGTAAAGAAAATATGTGAAAAGTGTCAAATAATCAGAAGAAAAGGTAAAGTAATGGTTATATGCGAAAATCCTAGACACAAACAAAAACAAGGTTAA
- the infA gene encoding translation initiation factor IF-1 — MSKEDVIEVEGTVVEALPNTTFKVELENGHEILAHISGKLRMNFIRILPGDKVTIELSPYDLTRGRITWRNK, encoded by the coding sequence ATGTCTAAAGAGGATGTTATTGAGGTAGAAGGTACTGTGGTTGAAGCCCTACCGAATACCACGTTTAAAGTTGAACTTGAGAATGGTCATGAAATACTAGCACATATATCTGGTAAATTAAGAATGAATTTTATTAGAATATTGCCAGGAGATAAAGTTACAATAGAATTATCCCCTTACGACTTAACAAGAGGCAGGATAACTTGGCGTAACAAGTAG
- a CDS encoding KOW domain-containing RNA-binding protein: METTTDINLGQIVKSKAGRDKDKIFTVIDIVDEDYILIVDGKYRKLDNPKKKKIKHLMVYKNVLGDLKEKIARNEINNSYIRKELAPFNK, encoded by the coding sequence ATGGAAACTACTACTGATATTAACTTAGGTCAGATAGTAAAATCAAAAGCTGGTAGAGATAAAGATAAAATATTTACAGTAATTGATATAGTAGATGAAGACTATATATTAATAGTAGACGGTAAATATAGAAAATTAGATAATCCAAAGAAGAAAAAAATTAAGCACCTAATGGTATATAAAAACGTTTTAGGTGATTTAAAAGAAAAGATAGCTAGAAATGAAATAAATAATTCTTATATCAGGAAGGAGTTAGCTCCTTTCAATAAATAG
- the map gene encoding type I methionyl aminopeptidase — MIILKSKREIEKMREAGRVVAQAHAFLKDMIKPGVTTAELDEKVENFIRSQGAIPAFKGYNGFPGSICASINEEVVHGIPGLKKLKDGDIISIDIGSILDGYYGDGAKTYPVGNVSEEDLNLIKVTRESFYEGLKYAKVGYRLSDISHAIQTYVEDNGFSVVRDFVGHGIGQNMHEEPQIPNFGLPGKGSRLKEGMVLAIEPMVNIGTYRVVVLEDDWTVVTTDKKKSAHYEHTIAITDDEPLILTTL; from the coding sequence ATGATAATATTAAAAAGCAAAAGAGAAATTGAAAAAATGAGAGAGGCTGGCAGGGTAGTAGCACAAGCCCATGCCTTTCTTAAAGATATGATAAAGCCTGGGGTTACAACTGCTGAACTTGATGAGAAAGTTGAGAACTTCATAAGAAGTCAAGGAGCTATACCGGCTTTTAAAGGATATAATGGTTTTCCCGGAAGTATATGTGCATCTATAAATGAAGAAGTTGTACATGGAATTCCTGGATTAAAAAAGTTAAAAGATGGCGATATTATTAGTATAGATATAGGATCAATATTAGATGGTTACTATGGAGATGGAGCTAAAACTTATCCTGTAGGTAATGTGTCAGAGGAAGATTTAAATCTCATAAAAGTAACGAGAGAATCTTTTTATGAAGGCCTAAAATATGCAAAAGTCGGATATAGACTTTCAGACATATCTCATGCTATTCAAACATACGTAGAAGACAATGGCTTTTCAGTAGTAAGAGACTTTGTAGGTCATGGTATAGGTCAAAATATGCATGAAGAGCCACAAATACCCAATTTTGGATTGCCAGGAAAAGGATCAAGATTAAAAGAAGGAATGGTTTTAGCTATAGAGCCTATGGTCAATATAGGAACGTATCGTGTAGTAGTACTAGAAGATGATTGGACTGTAGTTACAACTGATAAGAAAAAATCTGCACACTATGAACATACTATAGCAATTACAGATGATGAGCCGCTTATATTGACTACATTATAA
- a CDS encoding adenylate kinase, whose protein sequence is MKLVLLGPPGAGKGTQAAGIVKKYNVPHISTGDIFRKNIGEGTELGKKAKEYMDKGLLVPDELVVAIVKDRLSEDDCKQGFLLDGFPRTVCQADALDIELKGLEYSLDRVLNIDVDKEELIERAVGRRICKDCGATYHIKFNPTKQEGKCDVCGGDLYQRDDDTTETVTKRIEVYLEQTQPLIDYYTKKGILSNVDGKQDIDKVFSDIVNILGSES, encoded by the coding sequence TTGAAACTTGTTTTATTAGGACCACCTGGTGCTGGTAAAGGAACTCAAGCAGCAGGTATAGTTAAGAAGTACAATGTACCTCACATATCAACGGGTGATATTTTCAGAAAGAACATAGGTGAAGGTACAGAGCTGGGTAAAAAAGCTAAAGAATATATGGATAAGGGACTTTTAGTTCCAGATGAATTAGTAGTAGCTATAGTTAAAGATAGACTATCAGAAGATGACTGTAAACAAGGATTTTTACTAGATGGATTTCCAAGAACAGTGTGTCAAGCAGATGCCTTAGACATTGAGTTAAAAGGCCTTGAATATAGTTTAGATAGAGTGTTAAACATAGATGTTGATAAAGAAGAGCTAATAGAAAGAGCAGTAGGACGAAGAATTTGTAAGGATTGTGGAGCAACATATCATATAAAATTCAATCCGACAAAGCAAGAAGGTAAATGTGACGTTTGTGGTGGAGATCTTTATCAAAGAGATGATGATACTACAGAAACAGTTACAAAAAGAATCGAAGTTTATTTAGAACAAACTCAGCCTCTAATTGATTACTATACTAAAAAAGGAATACTATCAAATGTTGATGGAAAGCAAGATATTGATAAAGTATTTTCTGATATAGTGAACATATTAGGGAGCGAAAGTTAA
- the secY gene encoding preprotein translocase subunit SecY — protein MLSTLKNAWKVPELRKKMIFTLMMLFIYRVGSSIPVPGINGSVIAQMFDSQAGGLLDFINLMAGGAFKNFTIFALNIYPYITASIILQLLTIAIPSLEELSREGEEGRKKISQYTKYLTIVLAAIQAAGISIGFFRQALIKDDFLSIAVVIIVLTAGTAFLMWLGEQITEKGVGNGISLLIFVGIVSRAPEGLIKMFSAVKAGQANIIAVIAFLIIALAIIVGVIMIQEGQRKIPVQYAKRVVGRKVYGGQSTHIPMKVLMAGVIPVIFSTSLLQFPQIIALFFKGGFADFVNKYLSLNGTVGVWIYSILNVLLIIFFTYFYTAIQFNPIEYSNNLKQNGGFIPGIRPGKPTSDYLSKVVSRITLAGAIALAIIATLPVIIEAIVKLNIHFGGTGILIVVGVVIETVKQLEAQMLMRHYKGFLNK, from the coding sequence TTGCTATCAACTCTTAAAAATGCTTGGAAGGTCCCAGAACTAAGAAAGAAAATGATATTCACATTAATGATGTTATTTATCTATAGAGTGGGATCTAGCATTCCTGTTCCTGGGATTAATGGAAGTGTAATAGCTCAGATGTTTGATAGTCAAGCAGGAGGGCTATTAGATTTCATTAACTTAATGGCAGGAGGAGCATTCAAGAACTTTACTATCTTCGCGCTAAATATCTACCCATACATTACAGCATCGATAATATTACAACTACTTACAATAGCTATTCCTAGTCTAGAAGAATTGAGTAGAGAAGGCGAAGAAGGCAGAAAGAAAATATCGCAGTACACCAAATATCTTACTATTGTACTTGCAGCAATACAAGCAGCTGGTATAAGTATAGGTTTCTTTAGACAAGCGCTAATAAAAGATGATTTTTTATCTATCGCGGTTGTAATTATCGTATTAACTGCTGGTACAGCATTTCTTATGTGGTTGGGAGAGCAAATTACTGAAAAAGGAGTAGGTAATGGTATCTCATTACTAATATTTGTTGGTATTGTATCTAGAGCACCAGAAGGTTTGATAAAAATGTTTAGTGCAGTAAAAGCAGGTCAAGCAAATATAATTGCAGTAATAGCATTTTTAATAATAGCTTTAGCAATTATAGTAGGTGTTATAATGATCCAAGAAGGACAAAGAAAGATTCCAGTTCAATACGCAAAAAGAGTAGTAGGAAGAAAAGTGTATGGAGGACAAAGTACACATATACCTATGAAAGTATTAATGGCAGGAGTTATTCCAGTAATCTTTTCAACATCATTATTACAATTTCCACAAATAATAGCACTATTCTTTAAAGGTGGATTTGCTGATTTTGTTAACAAATATCTATCACTTAATGGAACTGTAGGAGTATGGATATACTCAATATTAAACGTATTACTAATAATATTCTTTACGTATTTTTATACAGCTATACAATTTAACCCGATCGAATATTCGAACAACTTAAAACAAAATGGTGGATTTATACCTGGGATAAGACCAGGCAAACCAACATCAGATTATTTAAGTAAGGTTGTTTCAAGAATAACACTTGCTGGTGCAATAGCATTAGCGATAATAGCAACACTTCCAGTTATAATAGAAGCTATAGTTAAACTAAATATTCATTTTGGTGGAACTGGTATACTTATAGTTGTAGGTGTAGTTATAGAAACCGTAAAACAATTAGAAGCACAAATGCTTATGAGACATTATAAAGGTTTCTTAAATAAATAA
- the rplO gene encoding 50S ribosomal protein L15: MKLHEMSPNVGGGSKSTKRLGRGTGSGQGKTAGKGHKGQNARSGGGVRPGFEGGQMPLYRRLPKRGFTNIFAKKYAIVNIGDINEKFEANTEVTPELLVESGLINKLFDGVKVLGNGELNKQLTIKASKFSKSATEKIEANGGKVEVI, from the coding sequence ATGAAATTACACGAAATGAGCCCAAACGTAGGTGGTGGAAGTAAGTCTACAAAAAGATTAGGTAGAGGTACTGGATCAGGACAAGGAAAAACTGCTGGTAAAGGACATAAAGGTCAAAACGCACGTTCAGGTGGAGGAGTAAGACCTGGATTTGAAGGTGGACAAATGCCTTTATATAGAAGACTACCTAAAAGAGGATTTACAAACATATTTGCTAAAAAATACGCTATAGTTAATATAGGAGATATAAACGAAAAATTTGAAGCTAATACAGAAGTAACTCCAGAATTACTAGTTGAGAGTGGATTAATCAACAAACTATTTGATGGAGTAAAAGTGTTAGGAAACGGTGAATTAAACAAACAACTTACTATTAAAGCTAGTAAATTCAGTAAATCAGCTACTGAAAAGATTGAGGCAAACGGAGGAAAGGTAGAGGTGATTTAA
- the rpmD gene encoding 50S ribosomal protein L30 encodes MAKIQIKLTRSKIGRSKKQIATIEALGLRKIGQTVEKEDTPQIRGMIDKVSHMVQVIE; translated from the coding sequence TTGGCTAAAATACAAATAAAATTAACGAGAAGTAAAATTGGAAGATCAAAAAAACAAATAGCTACAATAGAAGCTCTTGGACTAAGAAAGATTGGTCAGACAGTTGAAAAAGAAGATACTCCTCAAATAAGAGGTATGATAGATAAAGTTAGTCATATGGTTCAAGTTATCGAATAA
- the rpsE gene encoding 30S ribosomal protein S5, producing MNRELIDVNSLDLKERVVSINRVTKVVKGGRNFRFSALVVVGDENGHVGVGMAKALEVPEAIRKAIQDAKKHIIKVATIGTTIPHETIGDFGAGKVLLKPASEGTGVIAGGPVRAVIELAGIRDLRGKSLGTSNPRNMVNATMQALRQLKRAEEVAKLRGKSVEELLG from the coding sequence ATGAACCGCGAACTTATAGATGTTAACTCATTAGATTTAAAAGAAAGAGTTGTAAGCATAAATCGTGTAACTAAAGTTGTTAAAGGTGGTAGGAACTTTAGATTTAGTGCTTTGGTAGTAGTTGGTGATGAAAATGGTCACGTTGGTGTAGGAATGGCTAAAGCATTAGAAGTTCCTGAAGCTATAAGAAAAGCAATACAAGATGCTAAAAAGCATATAATCAAAGTTGCAACTATCGGAACTACTATACCGCATGAGACTATAGGAGACTTTGGAGCAGGAAAAGTATTACTTAAGCCAGCTTCAGAAGGTACTGGAGTTATAGCTGGAGGACCAGTTCGTGCTGTTATAGAGTTAGCTGGTATAAGAGATTTAAGAGGAAAATCATTAGGAACTAGTAATCCTAGAAACATGGTTAATGCAACTATGCAAGCTCTAAGACAATTAAAAAGAGCAGAAGAAGTTGCTAAGCTAAGAGGAAAATCTGTAGAGGAATTACTAGGTTAA
- the rplR gene encoding 50S ribosomal protein L18: MLKKVNSNKKRQKRQLRIRKTVSGAPERPRLNVYRSLNHIYAQVIDDVAGKTLVSASTLEKDLNLSSTGNKEAAKEVGKLVAKKALEKGIETVVFDRAGYLYHGRVKELAEGAREAGLKF, from the coding sequence GTGCTTAAAAAGGTGAACAGCAATAAAAAGAGACAAAAAAGACAATTAAGAATTAGAAAGACTGTAAGTGGAGCTCCTGAGAGACCAAGACTAAATGTTTATAGAAGTCTTAACCACATATATGCACAAGTTATTGATGATGTTGCTGGAAAAACATTAGTTTCAGCTTCTACATTAGAAAAAGATTTAAACCTATCATCAACTGGAAACAAGGAAGCTGCTAAAGAAGTTGGTAAATTAGTAGCTAAAAAAGCTTTAGAAAAAGGAATTGAAACAGTTGTATTTGATAGAGCAGGATATTTATATCACGGAAGAGTTAAAGAACTTGCAGAAGGTGCAAGAGAAGCTGGATTAAAATTCTAG
- the rplF gene encoding 50S ribosomal protein L6 — protein sequence MSRIGLKPITVPAGVEVSVDASNKVVVKGPKGTLEQQISKDLTINREDDTITVARPTDRKEHRALHGLSRTLIANMIEGVTNGYTKALDIVGVGYRAQKQGNKLVLNLGFSHPIEMEDPQGISVEVPTNTKIIVSGINKEQVGNYAAIIRELRKPEPYKGKGVRYENEVVRRKEGKTGK from the coding sequence ATGTCAAGGATAGGATTAAAGCCAATAACTGTTCCAGCTGGAGTAGAAGTTAGCGTTGATGCTAGCAACAAGGTAGTGGTAAAAGGACCAAAAGGAACATTAGAACAACAAATAAGCAAAGATTTAACGATAAATAGAGAAGACGATACAATAACTGTAGCTCGTCCAACAGATAGAAAAGAACATAGAGCGTTACACGGACTATCAAGAACACTAATCGCTAATATGATTGAAGGTGTAACAAACGGATATACAAAGGCTTTAGATATAGTTGGAGTTGGGTATCGTGCTCAAAAACAAGGAAACAAATTAGTATTAAACTTAGGATTTTCACATCCAATAGAAATGGAAGATCCACAAGGAATAAGTGTAGAGGTTCCAACTAACACAAAGATTATCGTAAGTGGAATCAACAAAGAGCAAGTTGGAAACTATGCTGCAATAATCAGAGAATTAAGAAAACCTGAACCATATAAAGGAAAAGGTGTTAGATACGAAAATGAAGTAGTAAGACGTAAAGAAGGTAAGACAGGTAAGTAG
- the rpsH gene encoding 30S ribosomal protein S8 encodes MVMTDPIADMLTRVRNGSNAKHETVDIPASNMKKSVANILLEEGFIKGLDVIEDGKQGIIRVQLKYGEDKNKIITGIKRISKPGLRVYVKSDEIPRVLGGLGIAILSTSKGIMTDKEARKSKLGGEVICYVW; translated from the coding sequence ATGGTTATGACAGATCCAATAGCAGATATGCTTACAAGAGTTAGAAATGGTAGTAATGCTAAACACGAGACTGTAGATATTCCAGCTTCTAATATGAAAAAGTCTGTAGCAAACATTTTATTAGAAGAAGGTTTTATAAAAGGGTTAGATGTAATCGAAGACGGTAAGCAAGGTATTATAAGAGTACAACTTAAATACGGAGAAGATAAAAACAAGATAATCACTGGTATAAAAAGAATATCTAAACCAGGATTAAGAGTATACGTTAAAAGTGATGAGATTCCGAGAGTTCTAGGAGGTCTAGGAATAGCAATCCTTTCAACATCAAAAGGAATCATGACTGATAAAGAAGCGAGAAAATCAAAACTAGGCGGAGAAGTAATCTGCTACGTGTGGTAA
- a CDS encoding type Z 30S ribosomal protein S14, with protein sequence MARKAMIIKQQKTQKYSTREYNRCKVCGRPHAYLRKYGICRICFRELAYKGQIPGVRKASW encoded by the coding sequence ATGGCTAGAAAAGCTATGATTATTAAACAACAAAAAACGCAAAAATATTCTACGAGAGAATATAACAGATGTAAAGTTTGCGGTAGACCTCACGCTTATTTAAGAAAATATGGAATTTGTCGTATTTGCTTCAGAGAATTAGCATATAAAGGACAAATTCCAGGGGTTAGAAAAGCAAGTTGGTAA
- the rplE gene encoding 50S ribosomal protein L5, whose amino-acid sequence MTTRLKVKYSNEVIPALMEKFKYKSVMEVPKIEKIILNMGLGEARENPKILESAVEELGIITGQKPIVTKARKSVANFKLREGMPVGAKVTLRGEKMYEFFDKLMNISLPRVRDFRGVSSTSFDGRGNYALGVKEQLIFPEIDYDKVDSIKGLDIIVVTTANTDEEAKEFLALMGMPFKK is encoded by the coding sequence ATGACTACACGTCTTAAAGTAAAATATTCCAATGAAGTAATACCAGCATTAATGGAAAAATTCAAATATAAAAGTGTTATGGAAGTTCCTAAAATAGAAAAAATTATATTAAACATGGGTCTTGGGGAAGCTAGAGAGAACCCAAAAATACTAGAATCAGCTGTTGAAGAATTAGGAATTATAACAGGACAAAAACCTATAGTAACAAAAGCAAGAAAATCGGTAGCGAACTTTAAACTTCGTGAGGGTATGCCAGTAGGAGCAAAAGTAACTTTAAGAGGAGAAAAGATGTACGAATTCTTCGATAAGTTAATGAATATCTCTTTACCAAGAGTTAGAGACTTTAGAGGAGTTTCATCTACTTCGTTCGACGGAAGAGGAAACTATGCTTTAGGAGTAAAAGAGCAATTAATTTTCCCTGAAATTGATTATGATAAAGTGGATTCTATAAAAGGTCTAGATATTATAGTTGTAACAACAGCTAATACAGATGAAGAAGCCAAAGAATTTTTAGCTCTAATGGGAATGCCTTTTAAAAAGTAA
- the rplX gene encoding 50S ribosomal protein L24, translating to MHVKKGDTVVVISGKDKGKVGKVLTAMPKKDRVVVEGVNIVVKHKKPSQQMQQGGRIEKEGAIHASNVMLYCNKEKKGVRIGHKIENGKKTRVCAKCGEILD from the coding sequence ATGCATGTTAAAAAAGGTGATACAGTAGTTGTTATATCAGGAAAAGACAAAGGTAAAGTAGGTAAAGTTTTAACAGCTATGCCTAAAAAAGATAGAGTAGTTGTTGAAGGTGTTAATATTGTTGTAAAACATAAGAAGCCTAGCCAACAAATGCAACAAGGTGGAAGAATTGAAAAAGAAGGTGCTATTCACGCTTCAAATGTAATGCTATATTGCAATAAAGAGAAAAAAGGCGTAAGAATAGGACATAAAATAGAGAACGGTAAAAAAACAAGAGTATGCGCTAAATGTGGTGAAATTTTAGACTAA
- the rplN gene encoding 50S ribosomal protein L14, producing MIQTETRVRVGDNSGAKELLVIKVLGGSRRKYANVGDIVVASVKSATPGGVVKKGDVVKAVVVRTKKGVGRQDGSYIKFDENAAVIIKDDKSPVGTRIFGPVTRELREGNFMKIISLAPEVL from the coding sequence ATGATTCAAACGGAAACACGTGTAAGAGTAGGAGATAACTCTGGAGCGAAGGAGTTATTAGTAATTAAAGTTTTAGGTGGATCTAGAAGAAAATATGCTAATGTAGGGGATATAGTAGTTGCCTCAGTTAAAAGTGCAACACCAGGTGGTGTTGTTAAAAAGGGAGACGTAGTTAAAGCTGTTGTAGTTAGAACAAAAAAAGGTGTAGGAAGACAAGATGGAAGCTACATTAAGTTCGATGAAAATGCTGCAGTTATTATAAAGGACGATAAGTCTCCAGTGGGAACTCGTATCTTTGGACCAGTTACTAGGGAGTTAAGAGAAGGAAACTTCATGAAAATAATATCATTAGCACCTGAAGTACTATAA
- the rpsQ gene encoding 30S ribosomal protein S17 has protein sequence MERGNRKVRVGRVVSDKMEKTVVVAVETLVSHPLYGKQVKRTTKFKAHDENNECGIGDTVKIMETRPLSKEKRWRLVQILEKAK, from the coding sequence ATGGAAAGAGGAAATAGAAAAGTTAGAGTTGGACGTGTTGTAAGTGATAAAATGGAAAAGACTGTAGTTGTTGCAGTAGAGACTCTTGTATCACACCCACTATACGGAAAACAAGTAAAGAGAACTACTAAATTTAAGGCTCATGATGAGAATAATGAGTGTGGAATAGGTGACACAGTAAAAATAATGGAGACTAGACCGTTAAGTAAAGAGAAAAGATGGAGATTAGTACAAATATTAGAGAAAGCAAAATAA
- the rpmC gene encoding 50S ribosomal protein L29, whose product MKANELRQLTPQELGNKLAELKGELFNLRFQLATGQLDNPMRIKSVRKDIARVKTLIREREIKEVNA is encoded by the coding sequence ATGAAAGCTAATGAATTACGTCAATTGACGCCTCAAGAATTAGGGAATAAATTAGCAGAATTAAAAGGAGAACTATTTAACTTAAGATTTCAATTAGCTACAGGTCAATTAGATAACCCTATGAGAATAAAATCAGTTAGAAAAGATATTGCCCGTGTAAAAACTCTTATAAGAGAAAGAGAAATAAAAGAAGTTAATGCATAG
- the rplP gene encoding 50S ribosomal protein L16, producing the protein MLMPKRVKRRRVHRGRMTGKATRGNTITYGDYGIQALEPAWITSNQIEAARRAMTRYVKRGGKIWIKVFPDKPVTQKPAETRMGSGKGSPEYWVAVVKPGRIMFEMTGVSEEIAREAMRLAMHKLPIKCKFVTRQDASEEGGEANES; encoded by the coding sequence ATGTTAATGCCTAAAAGAGTAAAACGTCGTAGAGTTCACAGAGGCAGAATGACAGGTAAAGCTACTCGTGGAAATACGATAACTTACGGAGATTATGGAATACAGGCACTAGAGCCTGCTTGGATAACATCTAATCAAATAGAAGCTGCCAGAAGAGCAATGACAAGATACGTTAAAAGAGGGGGAAAAATCTGGATAAAGGTATTCCCAGATAAACCAGTAACACAAAAACCAGCTGAAACACGTATGGGTTCAGGTAAAGGTTCACCAGAATATTGGGTGGCAGTAGTTAAACCAGGAAGAATAATGTTTGAAATGACTGGTGTATCAGAGGAAATAGCTAGAGAAGCTATGAGACTGGCTATGCACAAGTTACCAATTAAATGCAAGTTTGTCACTCGACAAGATGCAAGTGAAGAGGGTGGTGAAGCTAATGAAAGCTAA